In Halarcobacter bivalviorum, a genomic segment contains:
- a CDS encoding DNA-binding protein: MTLKDLNILLPENKQNSACLNESFSAQVLGISASSLATYRKNGLGPEFIKIDNGKKGRVIYPKTALVEWLNKTTKTA; this comes from the coding sequence ATGACACTTAAAGATTTAAATATACTGTTACCAGAGAATAAACAAAACTCTGCTTGTTTGAATGAATCTTTTTCTGCTCAAGTATTAGGAATTAGTGCTTCCTCATTAGCAACGTATAGAAAGAATGGATTGGGACCTGAGTTTATTAAAATAGATAATGGAAAAAAGGGAAGAGTTATTTATCCTAAAACTGCTTTAGTAGAGTGGTTAAATAAAACTACAAAAACTGCATAG
- a CDS encoding PH domain-containing protein → MSYVENNLMPDEKVLFKAKIHWIIYLFGVILILAGGVLPIANELKIIICLIGLYSLVKAFIFAKTTELVITSKRVIAKFGLIRRNTVELNHTQVESLMVDQSIIDRLVNAGTILIQGTGGSSTPIPQIVRPLEFRKEYFSIVENDKK, encoded by the coding sequence GTGAGTTATGTAGAAAATAATTTAATGCCAGATGAAAAAGTTTTGTTTAAGGCAAAGATTCATTGGATAATTTATTTATTTGGAGTTATTTTAATTTTAGCAGGAGGGGTTTTACCAATAGCTAACGAATTAAAGATAATTATATGTTTGATAGGACTTTATTCCTTAGTTAAAGCTTTTATTTTTGCAAAAACTACAGAGCTTGTAATTACTTCAAAAAGAGTTATTGCAAAGTTTGGATTGATACGAAGAAATACAGTAGAACTTAATCACACTCAGGTAGAAAGCTTAATGGTCGACCAAAGTATTATTGATAGATTAGTAAATGCAGGAACAATTTTAATTCAAGGAACAGGAGGAAGTAGCACACCAATTCCTCAAATTGTTAGACCTTTAGAGTTTAGAAAAGAGTATTTTTCTATTGTAGAGAATGATAAAAAATAA
- a CDS encoding deoxyguanosinetriphosphate triphosphohydrolase family protein, with product MKKNRQIGKTLIEYAKERENELFEISNIRIEKNEGKDLDSRVSKARDNQERDYARILYSSSFRRLQGKMQLFIPYTNRFNRNRLTHSLEVAQIARVIAKKLELDDITTVQSVSLAHDIGHPPFGHSGEKILNSLSHKIRFEGNAQTFRILNHLEEKHYSFNGLNLTLRTLFGIVKYFQNYEMNQDKFLYDEDYTLVKEYADKYNITLKTIDAEIMDIADEIAYAAHDLEDAFYFKWFTIDELLYEFKISKEYSIAHSILNDIVEQAKEFASKAYTYNSSEEYMILFKKELTSRIVDSLVSSICVKDDKLAYSDDYDLLSEGLKRLTYSAVSRSPINKQYELKGEKIIKGLYNVYMDKEFNKDMYLLPKEYRDENEWERNVFDYISGMMDEYAILKYKEFYGNNSLSNIYEPKSSNLKVVI from the coding sequence ATGAAAAAAAATAGACAAATAGGTAAAACATTAATTGAGTATGCAAAAGAAAGAGAAAATGAATTATTTGAAATTTCAAATATAAGAATAGAGAAAAATGAAGGAAAAGATTTAGATAGTAGAGTTAGTAAAGCAAGAGATAATCAAGAAAGAGATTATGCAAGGATTCTTTATTCTTCTTCTTTCCGTAGACTACAGGGTAAAATGCAATTGTTTATTCCTTATACAAATAGATTTAATAGGAATAGATTAACTCATAGTTTAGAAGTAGCACAAATTGCAAGAGTAATTGCAAAGAAACTAGAATTAGATGACATAACAACAGTTCAAAGTGTTTCTTTAGCACATGATATAGGACATCCTCCCTTTGGTCACTCTGGAGAAAAAATATTAAATTCATTATCCCATAAAATAAGATTTGAGGGAAATGCTCAAACATTTAGAATATTAAATCATTTAGAAGAGAAACACTATTCTTTTAATGGATTAAATTTAACTTTAAGAACATTATTTGGAATAGTGAAATATTTTCAAAATTATGAAATGAATCAAGATAAGTTCCTTTATGATGAAGATTATACATTAGTAAAAGAATATGCTGATAAGTATAATATAACTTTAAAAACAATAGATGCAGAAATAATGGATATTGCAGATGAAATTGCATATGCTGCTCATGATTTAGAGGATGCATTTTATTTCAAATGGTTTACAATTGATGAGCTATTATATGAATTTAAAATTAGTAAAGAATACTCAATAGCCCATTCAATTTTAAATGATATAGTTGAACAGGCAAAAGAGTTTGCTAGTAAAGCATATACATATAATAGTTCTGAGGAGTATATGATATTATTTAAAAAAGAGCTAACATCAAGAATTGTTGATTCATTAGTAAGTAGTATATGTGTTAAAGATGATAAATTAGCATATAGTGATGATTATGATTTATTATCTGAAGGATTAAAAAGATTGACATATAGTGCTGTATCGCGTTCTCCAATAAATAAACAGTATGAATTAAAAGGTGAGAAAATTATAAAAGGTTTATATAATGTTTATATGGATAAAGAATTTAATAAAGATATGTATTTACTACCTAAAGAGTATAGAGATGAAAATGAATGGGAAAGAAATGTTTTTGATTATATATCAGGAATGATGGATGAATATGCAATATTAAAATATAAAGAATTTTATGGTAATAATTCATTGTCAAATATATATGAACCTAAATCAAGTAACTTAAAAGTTGTAATTTAA
- a CDS encoding EAL domain-containing protein → MKNVLNKFDKQKVKNLNKLIDTGSSNTIVILSFFAFIFFITSYIFFKEHKAKLAEEKITAYHLNINYLNSKLEKNILNHNITKIEEEIQNLYKTGLFESIVLQNEKYIFDKNTLINNTAGFDDKSWNLADVIVDIRNGSIRKIENTSLYRFYPSATYDIEQVVKIRYQLYKNKQIRSFVTELNFSNFNIEKNYKSESSFISLDFKLPIENETIEHEIKVENQVIAIITYKFNLQALQLEIKNFLFNLILFNIVMFLPILFVIGFYHRFLFKKHVTNPVNNLNKYLDNILEDKFSMLDKKEYEGTKELKELTSKVAKISGKIASLKNELNMNKETLELKASMDTLTGLPNKNIFDFEIKSMYVSSISGYVFILRIEKLTQISEKYDTSYINNFIQSYVSIVKRVISSIHKTDITLYRFYGSKFAIIAKNLEMQEAQKLCEKIIYELHQNLKDIYDIPEDLVQLAGTFFDIYGSLDSLLKSTDKAYEISKKKGKNSYHIIAEEELEKNFSKLDATVVDIIERADFNLAFVLDSYSFDEPDKIVMNEAAPQLYDREGEKLAIGSVISVAEKLQIAHKFDKLVIVKTIAHIRGNDLQHAVAINLSMSSISDSSFMKWLETVLQANKDILDKIVFSITSYTAYLNKEIFVMFIRNIHEIGAGIILKRYKTDEYPLEELEGLQIDYIRMHQDYTSNFTNDMVKKHKVKNILIFAELNGINVIADSVKLDSDYDLLERLGTYATSR, encoded by the coding sequence ATGAAAAATGTTTTAAATAAGTTTGATAAACAAAAAGTTAAAAACTTAAATAAACTTATTGATACAGGCTCATCTAATACAATTGTTATCTTAAGTTTTTTTGCTTTTATTTTTTTTATAACTTCATATATATTTTTTAAAGAGCATAAAGCAAAATTAGCAGAAGAAAAGATTACAGCATATCATTTAAATATTAATTATCTTAATTCAAAATTAGAAAAAAATATATTAAACCATAATATTACAAAAATTGAAGAAGAGATTCAAAATCTATATAAAACAGGTCTTTTTGAATCAATAGTTCTTCAAAATGAAAAATATATCTTTGATAAAAATACTCTAATAAACAATACAGCTGGTTTTGATGATAAATCATGGAATTTAGCAGATGTTATAGTAGATATAAGAAATGGTTCTATAAGAAAGATAGAAAACACTTCTTTATATAGATTTTATCCTTCGGCTACCTATGATATAGAACAAGTGGTGAAAATCAGATATCAACTTTACAAAAATAAACAGATTAGAAGTTTTGTAACAGAGTTAAATTTTTCAAACTTTAACATTGAAAAAAACTATAAAAGTGAAAGCTCTTTTATAAGTTTAGACTTTAAACTGCCAATAGAAAATGAGACTATAGAGCATGAAATAAAAGTAGAAAATCAAGTAATTGCAATAATAACTTATAAATTTAATCTTCAAGCTTTACAACTTGAAATAAAGAATTTTCTTTTTAATCTTATTCTTTTTAATATAGTTATGTTTTTACCTATTCTTTTTGTTATTGGTTTTTATCATAGATTTCTATTTAAAAAACATGTTACTAATCCTGTAAATAACTTAAATAAATATCTTGATAATATTTTAGAAGATAAATTTTCAATGCTTGATAAAAAAGAGTATGAAGGTACAAAAGAGCTAAAAGAACTTACTTCAAAAGTAGCAAAAATTTCTGGAAAAATTGCCTCTTTAAAAAATGAATTAAATATGAATAAAGAGACTTTAGAACTAAAAGCTTCAATGGATACTTTAACTGGTTTACCAAATAAAAATATTTTTGATTTTGAGATTAAAAGTATGTATGTCTCTTCTATCTCAGGGTATGTTTTTATTTTAAGAATTGAGAAATTAACTCAAATTAGTGAAAAGTATGATACTAGTTATATTAATAATTTTATTCAAAGTTATGTAAGTATTGTAAAAAGAGTAATCTCTTCTATTCATAAAACTGATATTACATTATATAGATTTTATGGCTCTAAATTTGCAATTATTGCAAAAAACCTTGAGATGCAAGAAGCACAAAAATTATGTGAAAAAATTATCTATGAATTACATCAAAATCTAAAAGATATTTATGATATCCCAGAAGATTTAGTTCAGCTTGCAGGTACATTTTTTGATATTTATGGAAGTCTTGATTCTCTATTAAAATCGACAGATAAAGCTTATGAAATCTCTAAGAAAAAAGGTAAAAACTCTTATCATATAATTGCAGAAGAAGAGTTAGAAAAAAACTTCTCTAAATTGGATGCAACAGTAGTAGATATTATAGAAAGAGCAGATTTTAATCTAGCCTTTGTATTAGATTCATACTCTTTTGATGAACCTGATAAAATAGTTATGAATGAAGCTGCTCCTCAATTATATGATAGAGAAGGGGAGAAGTTAGCAATTGGTTCAGTTATCTCTGTTGCTGAAAAACTTCAAATAGCACATAAGTTTGATAAGCTAGTTATTGTTAAAACTATTGCTCATATAAGAGGAAATGATTTACAACATGCAGTTGCAATAAATCTTTCAATGAGTTCTATAAGTGACTCAAGTTTTATGAAATGGCTTGAAACAGTACTTCAAGCAAATAAAGATATTCTAGATAAAATAGTCTTTAGTATAACTTCATATACAGCATATTTAAATAAAGAGATTTTTGTAATGTTTATTAGAAATATACATGAAATAGGTGCAGGAATTATATTAAAAAGATATAAAACAGATGAGTATCCATTAGAAGAGTTAGAAGGTCTACAAATTGATTATATAAGAATGCATCAAGATTATACTTCTAATTTTACAAATGATATGGTTAAAAAACATAAAGTTAAAAATATTTTAATTTTTGCAGAGTTAAATGGAATAAATGTAATTGCAGATAGTGTTAAACTAGATTCTGATTATGATTTATTAGAAAGATTAGGAACATATGCTACAAGTAGATAG
- a CDS encoding tyrosine-type recombinase/integrase, whose amino-acid sequence MGISKRVQTKFSGVFYRESFTNDKKDKTYYIRYKDTNGKDVEKKIGKYSEGFRENYCNQIRNEIITKQRIGEEPPAISNKKKKSILSIEKIAESYFEQRDNTRSTLTDKSNYNKYIKVYFNDIDIDNLNKTNIDSFSKYLQNITYSKDNKKLAEKTINNILNLFKTIIKYGVKNDFIKNDVSKYVKLFSIDNARERFLSKGEINTLFESSKDDDVLYLIYKIALNTGARLSSILNIQKNDIDFTHELLTIKDFKNKSTYKAFLTEELSQLLENYIINNDIKNKLFISNPERRLRALLNDLFNKGIEENDRKNKIVFHTLRHTFASHLAINGTPIFTIQKLMNHKDIKMTLRYAKLSPDSGRDAVKDLYNI is encoded by the coding sequence GTGGGAATATCAAAGAGAGTTCAAACTAAATTTAGTGGTGTATTTTATAGAGAATCTTTTACTAATGATAAGAAAGATAAAACCTATTATATCAGATATAAAGATACTAATGGAAAAGATGTCGAAAAAAAGATTGGTAAATATTCGGAAGGCTTTAGAGAGAACTATTGTAATCAAATAAGAAATGAAATAATTACAAAGCAACGAATAGGAGAAGAACCACCTGCAATTTCAAATAAAAAAAAGAAATCAATATTAAGTATAGAAAAAATTGCAGAATCTTATTTTGAGCAAAGAGATAACACAAGAAGTACATTAACAGATAAATCAAATTATAACAAATATATTAAAGTATATTTCAATGATATAGATATTGATAACTTAAATAAAACAAACATTGATAGCTTTTCAAAATACTTACAAAACATAACCTACTCTAAAGATAATAAAAAACTTGCAGAAAAGACTATAAATAATATTCTAAACCTATTTAAAACAATTATCAAATATGGAGTAAAGAATGACTTCATTAAAAATGATGTATCAAAGTATGTAAAACTCTTTTCAATCGATAATGCAAGGGAAAGATTTTTATCAAAAGGAGAGATAAATACTTTATTTGAAAGTTCTAAGGATGATGATGTTTTATACCTAATATATAAAATTGCATTGAATACAGGAGCTAGACTATCATCAATATTAAATATACAAAAAAATGATATTGATTTTACCCATGAACTATTAACAATTAAAGACTTTAAAAATAAAAGTACTTATAAAGCTTTTTTAACAGAGGAATTAAGCCAATTACTTGAGAACTACATCATAAACAATGATATTAAGAATAAACTCTTTATTTCAAATCCTGAGCGAAGATTAAGAGCATTACTTAATGATTTATTTAATAAAGGTATTGAAGAGAACGATAGAAAGAATAAAATAGTATTTCATACACTAAGACATACATTTGCAAGCCATTTAGCAATAAATGGTACACCTATCTTTACAATCCAAAAACTTATGAATCATAAAGATATAAAAATGACTTTAAGATATGCTAAATTGAGTCCTGACAGTGGAAGAGATGCAGTTAAGGATTTATATAATATATGA
- a CDS encoding tetratricopeptide repeat protein has translation MRVLIKPFFFFLFATTLFATTFEDAQKSLNDKNYTKAIEQFTDLALHEENAKAQYNLGLMNYKGLGTNINKQLAFFWYEQASNNGNAEATNNLAYMYSIGEVVEKNIKKARELYEEAANQGYALAQLNTAMFYEKNPTKENLEKAFEYYLKAANQGVIIAQNNLASMYYYGKGVKKDLKEAFMWYNKASNANNKIALYNLSMMYLTGEYVVRDYEKAILLLEKSAQKEYKTAILKLADIYREGNIVSQDYKKAFSLYEKAAKQDSLKAMYYLGFFYHKGYGVPKDDGKAKLWMKKAAEKGHKRSQNFLEQNQL, from the coding sequence ATGAGAGTATTAATTAAACCTTTTTTCTTTTTTTTATTTGCAACAACTCTGTTTGCAACTACCTTTGAAGATGCACAAAAAAGTCTTAATGACAAAAATTATACAAAAGCCATAGAGCAATTTACTGATTTGGCTTTACATGAAGAGAATGCAAAAGCCCAATATAATCTTGGACTGATGAATTATAAAGGTTTAGGTACAAATATAAATAAACAGCTGGCTTTTTTTTGGTATGAACAAGCTTCAAATAATGGAAATGCAGAAGCAACAAACAATTTAGCCTATATGTATTCTATTGGTGAAGTAGTAGAAAAAAATATAAAAAAAGCAAGAGAACTATATGAAGAAGCAGCAAATCAAGGTTATGCTTTAGCTCAATTAAATACTGCAATGTTTTATGAAAAAAATCCAACAAAAGAGAATCTTGAAAAAGCCTTTGAATATTATTTAAAAGCAGCAAATCAAGGGGTAATAATAGCTCAAAATAATCTTGCTTCAATGTACTATTATGGAAAAGGAGTTAAAAAAGATTTGAAAGAAGCTTTTATGTGGTATAACAAAGCTTCAAATGCAAATAATAAAATTGCTTTATATAATTTATCAATGATGTACTTAACAGGAGAGTATGTCGTAAGAGATTATGAAAAAGCAATACTTTTACTAGAAAAGTCTGCTCAAAAAGAGTATAAAACAGCTATACTAAAACTTGCTGATATCTATAGAGAAGGTAATATCGTAAGCCAAGATTATAAAAAAGCCTTTTCTTTATATGAAAAAGCAGCAAAACAAGATAGTTTAAAAGCGATGTATTATCTAGGTTTTTTTTATCATAAAGGATATGGAGTTCCAAAAGATGATGGGAAAGCAAAACTATGGATGAAAAAAGCTGCAGAAAAAGGGCATAAAAGGTCACAAAATTTTCTTGAACAAAATCAATTATAG
- a CDS encoding helix-turn-helix domain-containing protein: MSLKIMSIGFESNLKPTAKLIYVAIADFANDDGECFPSQSKLAEKASVSISTMKYYLRAFENLGIIKTEQLYRNNGSKSSLLYKINIESKNLEKSKVEAAYQECRKSKEQKKSHNVTIPMNGQKKENKNLPKVTIQKSNCDGLESSYINHQSLDEEEVAKYFADFYSYLNSIGVVAKKSKQMHMNRIKANLLKGHKTTMQNFNDFQVARGIKQEKKIKGEK, from the coding sequence ATGTCTTTAAAAATAATGAGTATAGGTTTTGAATCTAACTTAAAACCAACTGCAAAACTAATATATGTTGCAATTGCAGACTTTGCAAACGATGATGGAGAATGTTTTCCTTCTCAAAGTAAACTTGCTGAAAAAGCAAGTGTATCAATATCTACAATGAAGTATTATCTTAGAGCATTTGAGAATCTAGGAATAATAAAAACTGAGCAACTTTATCGAAATAACGGTAGTAAATCATCTCTTTTATATAAAATAAATATTGAATCCAAAAACTTAGAAAAGTCAAAAGTAGAAGCTGCCTATCAAGAGTGTAGAAAAAGCAAAGAACAAAAGAAAAGTCACAATGTGACTATCCCAATGAATGGGCAAAAGAAAGAGAATAAAAATCTACCTAAAGTGACTATCCAAAAGTCAAATTGTGACGGTCTTGAATCATCATATATTAACCACCAATCATTAGATGAAGAAGAAGTAGCTAAATATTTCGCAGATTTCTATTCCTACTTGAATTCTATTGGAGTAGTAGCTAAAAAATCTAAACAAATGCATATGAATAGGATTAAGGCAAATTTATTAAAAGGTCATAAAACTACAATGCAAAATTTTAATGATTTTCAAGTAGCACGTGGCATTAAACAAGAAAAGAAAATAAAAGGGGAGAAGTAG
- a CDS encoding type IV secretion system protein, with protein MMIDVYSILNGIFSKATTTITKGMYGAGAGIFNHTFFTSIFALFIVYVGVLIAFKKIQSEELAYKLTWTIFIFSLVKAFMWDSYYYESLISFLDLPRLVFTELISKIVRVASNDASIQNIINVLNSTNDSLLSAILSKAGWDNIVAYIFAIILWLTSSFLMIVILLTTVFSTFLSEIILSLAVFVIPFMIIKKTEYIFYNWCKLYISVSLYAPFTILFGLVSVETTNLTMHITKLLENDFENNFNMILVLALAQVLTALGIFKIPNIINQIIGSSNEGTSLTSGVGTVSAGATIMDGFSKATGMSFVGAGVNKGAKKMSKAAVNKTGQKWNDIKAGGRD; from the coding sequence ATGATGATTGATGTTTATAGCATATTAAATGGTATCTTTTCTAAAGCAACTACAACAATAACTAAGGGTATGTATGGAGCAGGAGCAGGAATATTCAATCATACTTTTTTTACTAGTATCTTTGCTTTATTTATTGTTTATGTAGGTGTATTAATTGCATTTAAAAAGATACAATCCGAAGAACTAGCTTATAAATTAACATGGACTATTTTTATATTTTCTTTAGTAAAAGCTTTTATGTGGGATAGTTATTATTATGAGTCATTAATATCATTTTTAGATTTACCAAGACTTGTTTTTACAGAGCTTATTTCAAAAATAGTTAGGGTAGCTTCAAATGATGCAAGTATTCAAAATATTATAAATGTTTTAAATAGTACAAATGATAGTTTATTATCAGCAATATTAAGCAAAGCAGGTTGGGATAATATTGTTGCATACATATTTGCAATTATTTTATGGTTAACATCAAGCTTTTTAATGATAGTTATTTTATTAACAACTGTATTTAGTACATTTTTATCAGAGATTATATTGTCTCTCGCTGTTTTTGTAATTCCTTTTATGATTATTAAAAAGACAGAATATATTTTCTACAATTGGTGTAAGCTATATATATCAGTTTCTTTATATGCACCTTTCACAATCCTTTTTGGATTGGTTTCAGTTGAGACAACAAATTTAACTATGCACATCACTAAATTATTAGAGAATGATTTTGAAAATAATTTCAATATGATTTTAGTTTTAGCATTAGCTCAAGTCTTAACAGCTCTTGGCATTTTTAAAATACCTAATATTATCAATCAAATTATAGGAAGTTCAAATGAAGGTACCTCTTTAACTAGTGGAGTTGGAACAGTAAGTGCAGGTGCAACTATAATGGATGGTTTCTCTAAAGCAACTGGGATGAGTTTTGTTGGTGCAGGGGTAAACAAAGGAGCAAAAAAGATGAGTAAAGCAGCTGTAAATAAAACAGGTCAAAAGTGGAATGATATTAAAGCTGGTGGAAGAGATTAA
- a CDS encoding exonuclease SbcCD subunit D C-terminal domain-containing protein, which produces MKVLHTSDWHLGQNFMGKSREEEHKAFFSWLLEIIKENQIDLLLVSGDIFDTGTPPNYALELYYNFLKQLSSIKSLTTTIITAGNHDSVSTLKAPKQLLEALNVHVIVNGDEDENIIIPIKEDDITKAIVCAVPFLRDSVIRQSLGGQTVSQKEKLATDGIKAYYEKAYNKAKELNENSPIIAMGHLTTVGSRSSESERDIYIGGTLDIGGDYLASMFDYVALGHLHINQTVGNEHVRYSGSPIPLSFSESKNTQKVNLVTIDEDVKVEELEVPLTKKLQVIKGDLETIKKELKAIEDKSTWIEVHIKDDNPMFANTEIRELATKLELTILAVKIEKSEKALRAKELKAISLDELSVQEVFEKRLKDENIENKEFKKQLSQTFNEVVSNLHQEEQI; this is translated from the coding sequence ATGAAGGTCTTACACACATCTGATTGGCACTTAGGTCAAAATTTTATGGGAAAAAGTAGAGAAGAAGAGCATAAAGCTTTTTTTTCTTGGTTACTTGAAATAATAAAAGAAAATCAAATAGATTTGCTTCTTGTTTCAGGAGATATTTTTGATACAGGAACACCACCAAACTATGCATTAGAACTTTACTACAACTTTTTGAAACAACTATCAAGTATAAAGAGTTTAACTACTACAATCATAACAGCTGGAAACCACGACAGTGTTTCTACACTAAAAGCACCAAAGCAACTACTTGAAGCACTAAATGTTCATGTAATAGTAAATGGTGATGAAGATGAAAACATAATCATTCCTATAAAAGAGGATGATATTACTAAAGCAATAGTTTGTGCAGTACCTTTTTTAAGAGATAGTGTCATCAGACAATCACTTGGTGGCCAAACAGTAAGCCAAAAAGAAAAACTAGCAACTGATGGTATTAAAGCTTACTATGAAAAAGCCTACAACAAAGCAAAAGAGTTAAATGAAAACTCTCCAATCATAGCTATGGGACATTTGACTACAGTTGGAAGTAGAAGTAGTGAAAGTGAAAGAGATATTTATATAGGTGGAACACTTGATATAGGTGGAGATTATTTAGCTAGTATGTTTGACTATGTAGCTTTAGGACACTTGCATATCAATCAAACTGTAGGAAACGAACATGTAAGATACTCAGGCTCTCCAATACCTCTTAGTTTTTCTGAATCTAAAAACACTCAAAAAGTAAATCTAGTAACTATAGATGAAGATGTAAAAGTAGAAGAGTTAGAAGTACCACTTACAAAAAAACTACAAGTTATCAAAGGTGATTTGGAAACTATCAAAAAAGAGCTAAAAGCTATCGAAGATAAATCTACTTGGATAGAAGTTCATATCAAAGATGATAACCCAATGTTTGCAAACACAGAAATAAGAGAACTAGCTACAAAATTAGAGCTTACAATCCTAGCAGTTAAAATAGAAAAAAGTGAAAAAGCCCTTCGAGCAAAAGAGTTAAAAGCTATAAGCCTAGATGAATTAAGTGTGCAAGAGGTTTTTGAAAAAAGACTAAAAGATGAAAATATAGAAAATAAAGAGTTTAAAAAACAGTTATCTCAAACTTTTAATGAAGTGGTCTCAAATCTTCATCAAGAGGAACAAATCTAA